A window of the Rhodoluna limnophila genome harbors these coding sequences:
- a CDS encoding HAD hydrolase-like protein has protein sequence MTYTTVLWDLDGTIVDSAPGIFESFIHTFTTLGLPVPPVDEMRSFMGPPLPVTFGEILGFEPALAAECLNVYREKYLRGGGAQNCQLFPGVVDLVERNRDAGRANSLATSKGLSGVEVIGEMFGILDLFDVLGTASNDQTRSAKKDVVTYALDELQKQGADLTRTVLIGDRIHDVEGAREHGIDVILVKWGYGNQSEWAEADALAETPEHLAELLGL, from the coding sequence TTGACCTACACAACTGTCCTGTGGGACCTAGACGGAACCATTGTTGACTCAGCCCCCGGCATTTTCGAGTCTTTCATTCACACCTTTACTACCCTCGGTTTGCCGGTGCCTCCGGTTGATGAGATGCGCTCGTTCATGGGCCCACCGCTGCCAGTAACTTTTGGTGAGATCCTTGGCTTTGAACCGGCGCTTGCCGCCGAGTGCCTGAACGTCTACCGAGAGAAATACCTTCGCGGTGGCGGTGCCCAAAACTGCCAACTTTTTCCGGGTGTTGTTGACCTCGTCGAGCGCAATCGTGATGCCGGCCGGGCAAACTCACTCGCCACATCCAAGGGGCTTTCGGGTGTTGAAGTTATCGGTGAGATGTTTGGAATCTTGGACCTCTTTGACGTTCTGGGAACCGCCTCAAACGACCAGACCCGCAGTGCCAAAAAAGACGTTGTCACTTACGCCCTCGATGAACTACAAAAACAGGGCGCTGACCTAACCCGCACGGTTTTGATTGGTGACCGCATTCACGATGTTGAAGGCGCGCGCGAGCACGGCATCGATGTGATTTTGGTCAAGTGGGGTTATGGCAATCAGTCCGAGTGGGCCGAGGCAGATGCGCTCGCCGAAACCCCCGAGCACCTAGCCGAATTGCTCGGGCTTTAG